From Qipengyuania soli:
GCACGGGCTTCCTTTGGTCCGGCGGTGAAGAATGTCTTCAGGCCGAGCAGTTTGTAGCCTGCGCGGATGACACGGCTGAGGCCGCTTTCGTCGAGCCCGAGTTCGGTAAGGTATTCGGCGCGATCCTCGGCAGGCATGGCGACCAGTTCGCTCTCGATGGCTGCCGAGACGACGACCGCTTCCGCGCCCTCGGCAGCGGCCTTGGCGAACACCAGTTCGGACAGGGCATTGCCGGTCGAAGCATCCTCTTCCGCGACGTTGCAGACGTAGAGAACGGGCTTGGCGGTCAGCAGCTGTGCCTGGCGGAATATCCGTGCCTCTTCATCGTCCTTGGGCTCGGTCAGGCGGGCAGGTTTGCCCTCGCGCAGCAGGTCGAGTGCCTGGCCAAGGACGGAGGCCATCAGCTTCGCTTCCTTGCCGCCGCCGGTTGCGCGCTTGGCTGCGGCAGGAACGCGCTTCTCGAGACTTTCGAGGTCGGCGAGCATCAGCTCGGTTTCGACCACCTCGGCATCGGCAATCGGATCGACCTTGTTGGCGACGTGCTGGATATCGTCATCCTCAAAGCAGCGCAGCACGTGGACGATCGCATCCACCTCGCGGATGTTGCCGAGGAACTGGTTTCCCAGGCCCTCGCCCTTGCTGGCACCCTTCACGAGGCCGGCGATATCGACGAAGGCGAGCTGCGTCGGGATGATCTTGGCGCTGCCGGCAATGGCGGCAATCTTGTCGAGCCGCTCGTCCGGCACCGAGACCTGCCCGACATTGGGCTCGATCGTGCAGAACGGGTAGTTCGCGGCCTGCGCGGCCTGCGTTTCGGTCAGTGCATTGAAAAGGGTGGACTTGCCCACGTTGGGCAGGCCGACGATCCCGCAACGGAAACCCATCGAAAACTCCGGAATATGGCTTTGGCCGCGCCCTTAGCCAGAAGCGGAAAGGATTGCCAGCAGATCAGGCCTTGTGAACAGCCCGGACGAGCGGCCCAAGCGGCGATCTACCGAGCCATTCTACCTGCGTGCGTGCGCAGACCTCGTTGATTGCGACCTGCGGGATGTCTCCACCGCTCACCGGGAGCCGGAGCGGCCGCGTGCCAGGGGGCATGCCAAGAACACGCGCCATCGCTTTGGGCACGTCCATGGGGTCGGCAGTGCGCCCCGAACCATCTTCCTGTCCCATGCGTGCGACTACCTGCGGGTACCCGTCCAGATGGCGCTGATCCACGCGCTCCTTCAGCTCCTTCGAATAACGGTTTCGGTTGACCCAGACTTTGGTGGGATAACCACCCGGCTCGATGATAGTGACGCCGATATTATGCGGCACAAGCTCGTAAGCGAGTTGCTCGAACAATGCTTCAACCGCGAATTTCGTTGCCGAATAGTGGCCTGCGTATGGGACAATCACGCGTCCCAACTGGCTGGACACTGCGAATATGTGGCCCTGCTTCCCGGCCCGCATACCGGGGAGTACGGCGCGGGCCAGTCTTTGGTACCCGAGGACGTTCGTATCGAAAGCCAGGCGCGTCGCTTCCATGTCCTGGACTTCTATCGGCCCGGTAATGCCGATGCCCGCATTGTTGACGAGTACATCCATGCCGCGTCCGGCAATTCTCTCGGCCTCTGCCACGCCCGCAGCGACCTGCGCATCGTCGAGCACATCGATTTCGATGACATGGATGTCCAGCTTCTCGTCCCGGGCAAGTTTCCGCAATTCCTCCGCCTCGGGCCGGGGAAGGTTGCGCATGGTGGCAAAAACCTTCGCCCCCGCGCGCGCGAAGAGTTCGCTAGCAAGGCGCCCGAACCCGGATGAAGTGCCCGTGATCAGTATGGCCTTACCAGAAAGTCCGCTCGCCGGTTCGATCGCATCCGCCAATGCTACGCGACTTCCGGCAAGTGTCGCTCCGGTGGCGGCGGCTCCGGCCAGAAGGCTCCTGCGATCAATCTGCGGCATTTGCTCTCTCCCTTGCTTCGAATCCTAACACCGCGCCCGGTGCTTTCATCAATGGTTTATTCTCTCGTGGTAGGCGTAAACCATGATCCGCAATCGACTGCTTTCCACCACGATCCTGATAGCCGCGGCGCTGTCCGCATGCTCGCCGAGCCCGGAGACGAGCTTTGCCAACGGACGCGAAGCATTCGCCGCCAATGATTACCGCGGGGCGCGTGTCGCACTGATCAGTGGGCTACGCGAAAAACCCGATGACCATGAAATGCGCGTGCTTCTGGCGCGGACCCAGATTGCACTCGGCGATGGGGAAGGTGCCACATCTACGCTGGCAAAGTTGCCAAAGGAAATGACGGACCGCCCGGACGTGGCTGCTGTGGCAGGTGAGGCCGAAGTCCTGCGCGGTCAGTACGACAAGGGCATTGCCCTGGTCGACGGGCTGGAAACGGGCGCCGCCGACCGGGTTCGCGCTCTGGCTTATATCGGGTTAGGCGAGGTCGACAAGGCGGCAGAGGCGTTTGCAGCCGGTGCCGGCCGCGCAGCGCCCGATGCTTCGCTGCTGGCTTCCTATGCCCGCTTCTCGCTGCTGCAGGGCGAAGCTGCCAAAGCCGACGCATTGGTGGGCAGGGCGCTCAAGCTCGACCCGCGAATGGTCGAGGCTCACCTGGTTCGTGCCGACATGCGCCTGGCGCGAAACGAATTGCCCGGCGCGCTCGCATCGTTCGATCGCGTGCTCGAACTGCATCCCGCCAATTTCGACGGGCGCGTTGGCAAGGCGGAAGTGCTGATCTCGCTTGGACGCCTCAAGGATGCTGAACCCCTGGCGGCGAGCCTTTCGGAAGAAGCACCTGACGAGCAATCGGTCATCTTCCTGTCCGCAAGGCTGGCAGGGAAGCAAGGCGACT
This genomic window contains:
- the ychF gene encoding redox-regulated ATPase YchF → MGFRCGIVGLPNVGKSTLFNALTETQAAQAANYPFCTIEPNVGQVSVPDERLDKIAAIAGSAKIIPTQLAFVDIAGLVKGASKGEGLGNQFLGNIREVDAIVHVLRCFEDDDIQHVANKVDPIADAEVVETELMLADLESLEKRVPAAAKRATGGGKEAKLMASVLGQALDLLREGKPARLTEPKDDEEARIFRQAQLLTAKPVLYVCNVAEEDASTGNALSELVFAKAAAEGAEAVVVSAAIESELVAMPAEDRAEYLTELGLDESGLSRVIRAGYKLLGLKTFFTAGPKEARAWTFPSGAKAPQAAGEIHTDFERGFIRAETIAFDDYVGLGGEGGAKEAGKLRQEGKEYVVQDGDVMLFKFNV
- a CDS encoding SDR family oxidoreductase, producing the protein MPQIDRRSLLAGAAATGATLAGSRVALADAIEPASGLSGKAILITGTSSGFGRLASELFARAGAKVFATMRNLPRPEAEELRKLARDEKLDIHVIEIDVLDDAQVAAGVAEAERIAGRGMDVLVNNAGIGITGPIEVQDMEATRLAFDTNVLGYQRLARAVLPGMRAGKQGHIFAVSSQLGRVIVPYAGHYSATKFAVEALFEQLAYELVPHNIGVTIIEPGGYPTKVWVNRNRYSKELKERVDQRHLDGYPQVVARMGQEDGSGRTADPMDVPKAMARVLGMPPGTRPLRLPVSGGDIPQVAINEVCARTQVEWLGRSPLGPLVRAVHKA
- a CDS encoding tetratricopeptide repeat protein translates to MIRNRLLSTTILIAAALSACSPSPETSFANGREAFAANDYRGARVALISGLREKPDDHEMRVLLARTQIALGDGEGATSTLAKLPKEMTDRPDVAAVAGEAEVLRGQYDKGIALVDGLETGAADRVRALAYIGLGEVDKAAEAFAAGAGRAAPDASLLASYARFSLLQGEAAKADALVGRALKLDPRMVEAHLVRADMRLARNELPGALASFDRVLELHPANFDGRVGKAEVLISLGRLKDAEPLAASLSEEAPDEQSVIFLSARLAGKQGDWAKVRSILQPHEDELRVNPVVTALYGRALIELDQPAVALGVLEPSLKRHGGSRALRRLVVRAQLASRDPAGALATIRPLASRPDATPEELKLASLAAKGAGSDGAASFEKRLSTPSPEWIGGELAKADRALRNRQWSDAESLYQSILTRTGGENAMVLNNLAFAKQQLGKDSEALDMALRAVKLEPENASILDTAGWMLVQSGSKARGLEMLRRAAKLDPDNRTIARHLGQAEAS